The Thermasporomyces composti region CTGCGCGCTCTGTTCAAGGACGAGGTGCGCAAGGTGGGGGAGGAGCTGGGGCTTCCGCCGCGCATTGTCTGGCGGCACCCGTTCCCGGGTCCGGGACTGGCGATTCGGGTCGTGGGGGAGGTGACCCGCGAGCGGCTGGCGGTGCTGCGCAAGGCGGACGCGATCGCCCGCGAGGAGCTCACCGCGGCCGGTCTGGACCGCGAGGTCTGGCAGTTCCCCGTCGTCCTGCTCGCCAACGTGCGGAGCGTGGGCGTCCAAGGCGACCGGCGCACCTATGGACATCCCATCGTGCTGCGTCCGGTGACCGGCGAGGACGCGATGACCGCGGACTGGGCGCGCCTTCCGGCCGAGCTCCTGGAACGGATCTCGACGCGCATCACCAACGAGGTACCCGAGGTCAACCGCGTCGTCCTCGACATCACCAGCAAGCCGCCCGGCACCATCGAGTGGGAGTGAGGTGTGCGGGCCCTCGTCTACGACGTCTTCGGCGAGCGACCGGTCCCGCGTGAGGTCCCCGACCCGACACCGCCACCCCACGGTGTCGTGCTCCGCGTGACGGCGACGGGCGTGTGTCGCAGTGACTGGCACGCCTGGCGCGGTCACGACCCGGAGGTGCGGGTTCCACACGTCGGCGGACACGAGCTCGCCGGTGTGGTGGCCGAGGTCGGTGCGCACGTGCGTCGCGTGCGGGTCGGTGAGCGCGTCACGGTGCCGTTCGTGTGCGCCTGCGGCGGCTGCCCGGCGTGCGTCGTGGGAGACCAGCAGGTCTGCGCACGCCAAACCCAGCCGGGGTTCACCCACTGGGGTTCCTTCGCCGAGTACGTCGTCATCCACCATGCCGACGTCAACGTCGTCCCCATCCCCGATGACCTCGACGACGCGGCGGCAGCGATCCTGGGCTGCCGGTTCGGCACGGCGTATCGGGCGGTCCTGCGACAGGGCCAAGTCGCGGTCGGTGACTGGGTGGCGGTCCACGGCTGCGGCGGGGTGGGTCTCGCCGCGGTCATGATCGCTGCGGCGGCGGGCGCGCGCGTCGTCGCGGTCGACGTCTCCGCGCCCGCGTTGCGGCTGGCGCGCGAGCTCGGCGCGGAGGAGGTGGTGGACGCCTCGCTCGCCGGAACGATCCCGGCGGAGGACCCCGATGCGGTCGCCCAGATCGTCCGCGACCTCACCGGCGGCGGGGCACGCGTCTCGCTGGACTGCCTCGGCTCGCCGCGTACCTGCGCGGCGTCCGTGCTGAGCGTGCGGCGCCGTGGCCGGCACGTCCAGGTGGGTCTGCTGTCGCGGGCCGAGGTGCCGATGGACCGCGTGGTCGCCTACGAGGTCGAGCTCGTGGGCAGTCACGGGCTCCAAGCCCACGAGTACCCCGGCATGCTCGCGATGGTGGAGTCCGGTCGGCTTCGTCCGGACCGACTGGTCCAGCGACGGATCCAGCTGGACGACATTCCTGACGTCCTGGCGGCGATGGACACCGGCGCCTCGCCGTCGCCCGGCATGACGGTCGCCGTCCTGTCGTGACCTGCAGCTGATCGCACGCGGTCATGGCCCAGCACGCTCCCGGTGGGCGAGACTGGGCGCATGGCAGATCCCACTCCGTCCACGGCCACGTCGTCGTCGCACGCGCAGTTCGCCCGCGAGGCGGGTCCACGCGGTGAGTTCGTCCGGCAGCCCAACCGCTTCACCGACCGGATCACCGCCGATGGTTCGTCCGGCTGGCCAGCCGAGCCCGGCCGCTACCGGCTGGTCTGGTCCCGCGCCTGCCCGTGGGCGCACCGCGCGGTCATCGTGCGTCGCCTGTTGGGCCTGGAGGACGCGATCAGCCTCGCCACCGTCGACCCGATCCGCGACGAGCGCGGCTGGCGCTTCACGCTCGACCCGGGCGGCCGTGACCCGGTGCTCGGCATCGAGTACCTCGCCGAGGCCTACCGCGCGACCGACCCCGACTTCGAGGGGCGGGTCACCGTCCCGTGCCTCATCGACATCCCCACCGGTCGTGTGGTGACCAACGACTTCCCGCAGATCACCTTGGACCTGTCGACGCAGTGGCGAGCCTTCCACAAGCCAGGTGCCCCCGACCTGTACCCGGAGGACCTGCGGGCCGAGATGGACCAGCTCATGGCCGTCATCCACGACGACGTCAACAACGGCGTCTACAAGTGCGGCTTCGCCACCACCCAGGAGGCCTACGAGGCGGCCTACGACGCGTTGTTCAGGCGGCTGGACGAGCTGGAGGAGCGGCTACGCCACCAGCGGTACCTCTTCGGCGATCGGCTCACCGAGGCCGACATCCGACTGTTCACCACACTGGTGCGCTTCGACGCCGTCTACCAC contains the following coding sequences:
- a CDS encoding glutathione S-transferase family protein, with the translated sequence MADPTPSTATSSSHAQFAREAGPRGEFVRQPNRFTDRITADGSSGWPAEPGRYRLVWSRACPWAHRAVIVRRLLGLEDAISLATVDPIRDERGWRFTLDPGGRDPVLGIEYLAEAYRATDPDFEGRVTVPCLIDIPTGRVVTNDFPQITLDLSTQWRAFHKPGAPDLYPEDLRAEMDQLMAVIHDDVNNGVYKCGFATTQEAYEAAYDALFRRLDELEERLRHQRYLFGDRLTEADIRLFTTLVRFDAVYHNHFKCNRNKLTEMPVLWAYARDLFQTPGFGDTVDFDHIKRHYYATHDRINPSRIVPKGPDLSGWNTPHGRERLTTRPL
- a CDS encoding zinc-binding dehydrogenase — its product is MRALVYDVFGERPVPREVPDPTPPPHGVVLRVTATGVCRSDWHAWRGHDPEVRVPHVGGHELAGVVAEVGAHVRRVRVGERVTVPFVCACGGCPACVVGDQQVCARQTQPGFTHWGSFAEYVVIHHADVNVVPIPDDLDDAAAAILGCRFGTAYRAVLRQGQVAVGDWVAVHGCGGVGLAAVMIAAAAGARVVAVDVSAPALRLARELGAEEVVDASLAGTIPAEDPDAVAQIVRDLTGGGARVSLDCLGSPRTCAASVLSVRRRGRHVQVGLLSRAEVPMDRVVAYEVELVGSHGLQAHEYPGMLAMVESGRLRPDRLVQRRIQLDDIPDVLAAMDTGASPSPGMTVAVLS